One Mustela nigripes isolate SB6536 chromosome 5, MUSNIG.SB6536, whole genome shotgun sequence DNA segment encodes these proteins:
- the LOC132017892 gene encoding ubiquinol-cytochrome-c reductase complex assembly factor 2 — protein sequence MAASRYRRFLKLCEEWPVDETKRGRDLGAYLRQRVAQAFREGENTQIAEPEACDQMYESLARLHSNYYKHKYPRPRDTSFSGLSVEEYKLILSTDTLEEFKEMNKGMWKKLQEKFAPRNPEEKQKAWARPLSRPRT from the exons ATGGCGGCCAGCCGCTACCGGCGTTTCCTTAAGCTCTGTGAGGAATGGCCAGTGGACGAGACCAAACGGGGCCGGGACTTGGGCGCTTACCTGCGGCAGCGGGTAGCACAGGCCTTTCGGGAGGGAGAGAACACCCAG attgcAGAGCCTGAGGCCTGTGATCAGATGTATGAAAGCCTAGCACGACTTCATTCAAACTATTACAAACACAAG TACCCTCGGCCCAGAGACACAAGCTTCAGTGGCCTCTCTGTGGAAGAGTACAAGCTGATCCTGTCCACAG ACACCTTGGAAGAGtttaaggaaatgaataaagGCATGTGGAAGAAACTGCAGGAGAAGTTTGCCCCCAGGAATCCCGAGGAGAAGCAGAAGGCCTGGGCTCGGCCCTTATCTCGCCCGCGCACCTAA